A window of the Gemmatirosa kalamazoonensis genome harbors these coding sequences:
- a CDS encoding glycosyltransferase family 2 protein, whose protein sequence is MADAITYLVANHNQARYVGDCLASLRGQTDDRWRAVVLDDGSTDDSVDVIARCLDDRVLLVRHTTNRGYIAALRRLIDEAPTDVVAIVDADDALTPDATARLLDAWAAHPDAALVYSRFAACDETLTRTHAVHGSALPPGGWSLWHATVGHVLSFRRTAYRRTAGLDDAMLYAEDRDLVYKLEELAPPVFVDAVLYRYREVPGSQSRDPAKRRIGAANARRARLAALARRGVGGRRRLLWTTAFLADYVAATSPRARVRAAATRVLHALGRWLAPDR, encoded by the coding sequence ATGGCTGACGCGATCACCTATCTCGTCGCGAACCACAACCAGGCGCGCTACGTGGGCGACTGCCTCGCGTCGCTGCGCGGCCAGACCGACGACCGGTGGCGCGCCGTGGTGCTCGACGACGGGAGCACCGACGACTCGGTCGACGTCATCGCGCGATGCCTCGACGATCGAGTGTTGCTCGTGCGCCACACCACGAACCGGGGATACATCGCCGCGCTGCGCCGGCTGATCGACGAGGCGCCGACCGACGTCGTCGCGATCGTGGACGCCGACGACGCGCTCACGCCCGACGCGACCGCGCGGCTGCTCGACGCATGGGCCGCGCACCCGGACGCGGCGCTCGTGTACTCGCGGTTCGCCGCGTGCGACGAGACGCTGACGCGCACGCACGCGGTCCACGGATCGGCGCTGCCGCCGGGGGGCTGGTCGCTCTGGCACGCGACGGTGGGCCACGTCCTCAGCTTCCGCCGCACCGCGTATCGACGGACCGCGGGGCTCGACGACGCGATGCTGTACGCCGAGGACCGGGACCTCGTCTACAAGCTGGAGGAGCTCGCGCCGCCGGTGTTCGTGGACGCGGTGCTGTACCGCTACCGCGAGGTGCCGGGGTCGCAGAGCCGCGACCCGGCGAAGCGGCGCATCGGCGCGGCGAACGCGCGGCGCGCCCGGCTCGCGGCGCTCGCACGGCGCGGCGTGGGCGGACGGCGCCGGCTGCTCTGGACCACCGCGTTCCTCGCCGACTACGTCGCGGCCACGTCGCCGCGCGCGCGCGTGCGCGCCGCCGCGACGCGTGTGCTGCACGCGCTCGGGCGATGGCTCGCACCGGATCGCTGA
- a CDS encoding polysaccharide pyruvyl transferase family protein: MSRPVQPQRAVEALRDTVLATVGPLLGSAPHALVDFPNYPNVGDSAIYLGQLACLRALGVGAPAYVCDLATYDRAALARRVGGGTILLAGGGNFGDLWPSVQAVREDVIRSFPANRVVQLPQTIHFRDPAALRRARDVVRAHPALTLLVRDAPSLEIARRELGADARLCPDMAFCLGSLRRPRAPDHDVVRLARTDAEAATAPNDAGVPTVDWMDEPETALRRLNWRLTAAVRKRRPGAAMLARTTYGPLARQRLRRGLRMLAAGRAVITDRLHGHILALLLGIPHVLLDDAHGKLAGFHAAWTHDVVGVRHATSLAEAVAAARDLARDG; this comes from the coding sequence GTGTCGCGCCCCGTCCAACCCCAGCGCGCCGTCGAGGCGCTGCGCGACACGGTGCTCGCGACCGTCGGGCCGCTGCTCGGCTCCGCGCCCCACGCGCTCGTCGACTTCCCGAACTACCCGAACGTCGGCGACTCGGCGATCTACCTCGGCCAGCTCGCGTGCCTGCGCGCGTTAGGCGTGGGGGCTCCCGCGTACGTGTGCGACCTCGCGACGTACGACCGCGCGGCGCTCGCCCGCCGCGTGGGCGGCGGCACCATCCTCCTCGCCGGCGGCGGCAACTTCGGCGACCTGTGGCCGTCGGTGCAGGCGGTGCGCGAGGACGTGATCCGGTCGTTCCCCGCGAACCGCGTCGTGCAGCTCCCGCAGACGATCCACTTCCGCGACCCCGCCGCGCTGCGCCGCGCGCGCGACGTCGTGCGCGCGCACCCCGCGCTCACGTTGCTCGTGCGCGACGCGCCGAGCCTGGAGATCGCGCGGCGCGAGCTCGGCGCCGACGCGAGGCTGTGCCCGGACATGGCGTTCTGCCTCGGCTCCCTGCGTCGGCCGCGTGCGCCGGACCACGACGTCGTGCGCCTCGCGCGCACCGACGCCGAGGCGGCGACGGCGCCTAACGACGCGGGCGTGCCGACGGTGGACTGGATGGACGAGCCGGAGACCGCGCTGCGGCGGCTGAACTGGCGGCTCACCGCCGCGGTGCGCAAGCGGCGGCCGGGCGCGGCGATGCTCGCGCGGACGACCTACGGCCCGCTCGCGCGCCAGCGGCTGCGGCGCGGCCTGCGCATGCTCGCCGCCGGCCGCGCGGTCATTACCGACCGGCTGCACGGCCACATCCTCGCCCTGCTGCTCGGCATCCCGCACGTGCTGCTCGACGACGCGCACGGCAAGCTCGCCGGCTTCCACGCCGCGTGGACGCACGACGTCGTCGGGGTGCGGCACGCCACGTCGCTCGCCGAGGCGGTGGCGGCCGCGCGCGATCTGGCCCGGGATGGCTGA
- a CDS encoding glycosyltransferase gives MSADDVTVVLLTLGEASADRARESVRRQTAAPAAVVEVRDVRPFHRALNEGVSRVRTPLLLQLDADMTLDARCVETLRAAMHADPAVGVAVAFLRDPLVGRVSGVKMFRRACFDAAPFRDSVSPDTDFLAEIRRAGWRDVYVLDFAGDDRGRWHTLGTHEPAYDARYTYAKYLLEGARHRHHRDASALRWHLGELRRSRHPQATLARVAMVHGILAGGDADLLGLPQADAGYASYEAFVAAGGEHPERAWGRGVWLSARPEALFRQHHVLGAALRRAGAFDAFARAWRDIEESGDRLHWIALAGLARGALGGGATIDEDLAVLRPLLPSPAEALRGKLGDAARRVRRFTTPRTSVRGTEEGLKED, from the coding sequence ATGTCTGCTGACGACGTCACGGTGGTGCTGCTGACGCTCGGCGAGGCGTCGGCGGATCGCGCGCGGGAGAGCGTGCGGCGGCAGACCGCAGCGCCGGCGGCAGTGGTGGAGGTGCGCGACGTGCGCCCGTTCCACCGCGCGCTGAACGAGGGCGTGTCGCGCGTGCGCACGCCGCTGCTGCTGCAGCTCGACGCGGACATGACGCTCGACGCGCGGTGCGTGGAGACGCTGCGCGCGGCGATGCACGCCGACCCCGCCGTCGGCGTCGCGGTGGCGTTCCTGCGCGACCCGCTCGTGGGGCGCGTGAGCGGCGTGAAGATGTTCCGCCGCGCGTGCTTCGACGCGGCGCCGTTCCGCGACAGCGTGTCGCCGGACACCGACTTCCTGGCCGAGATCCGGCGCGCGGGATGGCGCGACGTGTACGTGCTCGACTTCGCGGGCGACGACCGCGGGCGGTGGCACACGCTCGGCACGCACGAGCCGGCGTACGACGCGCGCTACACATACGCGAAGTACCTGCTGGAGGGCGCGCGCCACCGCCACCACCGCGACGCCTCGGCGCTCCGCTGGCACCTCGGCGAGCTGCGGCGGAGTCGGCACCCGCAGGCGACGCTCGCGCGGGTCGCGATGGTGCACGGCATCCTCGCCGGCGGCGACGCCGATCTGCTCGGCCTCCCGCAGGCCGACGCGGGATACGCGAGCTACGAGGCGTTCGTCGCGGCGGGCGGCGAGCATCCGGAACGCGCGTGGGGGCGCGGCGTGTGGCTGTCGGCGCGCCCGGAGGCGCTGTTCCGGCAGCACCATGTGTTAGGCGCCGCGCTCCGCCGTGCCGGCGCGTTCGACGCGTTCGCGCGTGCGTGGCGGGACATCGAGGAGAGCGGCGACCGGCTGCACTGGATCGCGCTCGCCGGCCTCGCGCGCGGCGCGTTGGGCGGGGGCGCGACGATCGACGAGGATCTCGCGGTGCTGCGGCCGCTGCTGCCGTCGCCGGCCGAGGCGCTGCGTGGGAAGCTCGGCGACGCCGCGCGGCGGGTGCGCCGGTTCACGACTCCACGTACGAGTGTGCGTGGGACTGAAGAAGGACTGAAGGAGGACTGA
- a CDS encoding glycosyltransferase, translated as MSLPLLSVVVPARDAGTTLGRCLAALAANDLPRARWELVVVDDGSTDDTARIAARYADVVLCTTGRSVGPAAARNRAVAACRADIVVFVDADVCVHRATLRRFHEILTRAPDVAAVSGAYDTTPADRGFVSQYRNLLHHWVHATHGGAAETFWTGCGAVRRSAFLDVGGFDARRYPRPQIEDIELGYRLHDRGYRLELRPDVQGTHLKRWTFRGMLVTDVRDRGIPWMRLLLERRRALARGPLNVAMTEKALTALCAAAAATSLLAVATRDARWLTGSAAALGAIVVSDAALYRWFLRERGWWFALRTVPMRIVYFAGNALAATVGCVAHVAARGR; from the coding sequence ATGTCGCTGCCCCTGCTCTCCGTCGTCGTCCCCGCGCGCGACGCCGGCACGACGCTGGGCCGCTGCCTCGCGGCGCTCGCGGCGAACGACCTGCCGCGCGCGCGGTGGGAGCTCGTCGTCGTCGACGACGGCAGCACCGACGACACGGCGCGGATCGCGGCGCGCTACGCGGACGTCGTGCTGTGCACGACCGGACGCTCGGTCGGGCCGGCGGCGGCGCGCAACCGTGCCGTCGCGGCGTGTCGCGCCGACATCGTCGTCTTCGTCGACGCCGACGTGTGCGTGCATCGGGCCACGCTCCGCCGCTTCCACGAGATCCTGACGCGCGCGCCGGACGTCGCGGCGGTGTCGGGCGCGTACGACACGACGCCCGCGGACCGGGGGTTCGTGTCGCAGTACCGCAACCTGCTGCACCACTGGGTGCACGCGACGCACGGCGGCGCGGCGGAGACGTTCTGGACGGGCTGCGGTGCCGTCAGGCGATCGGCGTTCCTCGACGTCGGCGGCTTCGATGCGCGGCGCTACCCTCGGCCGCAGATCGAGGACATCGAGCTCGGCTACCGACTGCACGACCGCGGCTACCGGCTCGAGCTGCGCCCCGACGTGCAGGGCACGCACCTCAAGCGCTGGACGTTCCGCGGCATGCTCGTCACCGACGTGCGCGACCGCGGCATCCCGTGGATGCGGCTGCTCCTCGAGCGGCGCCGCGCGCTCGCCCGCGGGCCGTTGAACGTCGCGATGACGGAGAAGGCGCTCACCGCGCTCTGCGCCGCGGCGGCGGCGACGTCGCTGCTCGCCGTCGCCACGCGCGACGCGCGCTGGCTCACCGGCAGCGCCGCGGCGCTCGGCGCGATCGTGGTCTCGGACGCGGCGCTGTACCGATGGTTCCTGCGCGAGCGGGGATGGTGGTTCGCGCTGCGCACGGTCCCCATGCGCATCGTGTACTTCGCGGGCAACGCGCTCGCGGCGACCGTCGGCTGCGTCGCGCACGTCGCGGCGCGGGGGCGTTAG
- a CDS encoding glycosyltransferase family 4 protein codes for MKRLRPSTLWSAARARRRSLGRRIAIAAEAARRRLRERLEARFADWSPDGPTPGATSGGVPTRSAAAGPTRVGYYLWRFPLLSETFIRREMAALVEAGVPVAVVADERDDARTPDRATATMLPYAAYVLPVSYPALLAQAAGFLARRPLTFLRLALFVAVTRYDRDKSLAADARLFGKAVAVAARMRALGVGHVHSPWANANALVALVASRLMGVGFSVQARAHDLHRDDTAFALPTKFRHARFVVTNTRYNEAGVRALLPDGERAKVHRIHNGIDLADFVPLRVPNDDGVARILTVARLIEPKGLTLLLRACAALRDRGVAFRCDVIGGPEEPLYTAYRVQLGVLHRQLDLAPHVRFRGALPFAKVLDAYRTADLFVLPCVEAANGSKDITPNALIEAMAMGLPVISTRMTGIPEIVDDGCSGVLVAPGDVDALTDAMLALLDDPERRARLGVEARRAVEARFDIRTNVREYVRLFRDVC; via the coding sequence GTGAAACGCCTGAGACCGTCGACCCTCTGGAGCGCGGCCCGCGCCCGGCGCCGCTCGCTCGGCCGACGGATCGCCATCGCGGCGGAGGCGGCGCGACGGCGGCTGCGGGAGCGGCTCGAGGCTCGCTTCGCCGACTGGAGCCCCGACGGCCCGACGCCGGGCGCGACGTCGGGCGGGGTGCCGACGCGATCCGCGGCCGCCGGGCCGACGCGGGTCGGCTACTACCTGTGGCGCTTCCCGCTGCTGAGCGAGACGTTCATCCGTCGGGAGATGGCGGCGCTGGTCGAGGCCGGGGTGCCGGTGGCGGTGGTGGCCGACGAGCGCGACGACGCGCGGACGCCCGACCGCGCCACCGCCACCATGCTGCCATACGCGGCGTACGTGCTGCCCGTGTCATACCCCGCACTGCTCGCGCAGGCCGCGGGCTTCCTCGCGCGGCGCCCGCTGACGTTCCTGCGCCTCGCCCTGTTCGTCGCGGTGACCCGCTACGACCGCGACAAGTCGCTCGCCGCCGACGCGCGGCTGTTCGGCAAGGCCGTCGCCGTCGCTGCGCGGATGCGCGCGCTCGGCGTGGGGCACGTGCACTCGCCGTGGGCGAACGCGAACGCGCTCGTCGCGCTCGTCGCGTCGCGGCTCATGGGTGTCGGCTTCAGCGTGCAGGCGCGCGCCCACGACCTGCACCGCGACGACACCGCGTTCGCGCTGCCGACGAAGTTCCGCCACGCGCGCTTCGTGGTGACGAACACGCGGTACAACGAGGCCGGCGTGCGCGCGCTGCTGCCGGACGGCGAGCGGGCGAAGGTGCACCGCATCCACAACGGCATCGACCTGGCCGACTTCGTGCCGCTCCGCGTGCCTAACGACGACGGCGTGGCGCGGATCCTCACGGTGGCGCGTCTCATCGAGCCGAAGGGACTCACGCTGCTGCTGCGCGCGTGCGCCGCGCTCCGTGACCGCGGCGTCGCGTTCCGGTGCGACGTGATCGGCGGGCCGGAGGAGCCGCTGTACACGGCGTACCGCGTGCAGCTCGGCGTGCTGCACCGGCAGCTCGACCTCGCGCCGCACGTGCGCTTCCGCGGCGCGCTGCCGTTCGCCAAGGTGCTCGACGCGTATCGAACGGCCGACCTGTTCGTGCTGCCGTGCGTGGAGGCGGCGAACGGATCGAAGGACATCACGCCGAACGCGCTCATCGAGGCCATGGCGATGGGGCTGCCGGTGATCTCGACGCGCATGACGGGCATCCCGGAGATCGTCGACGACGGCTGCAGCGGCGTGCTCGTCGCGCCCGGCGACGTCGACGCGCTCACCGACGCGATGCTCGCGCTCCTCGACGACCCGGAGCGGCGCGCGCGGCTCGGGGTGGAGGCGCGGCGCGCGGTGGAGGCGCGGTTCGACATCCGCACGAACGTGCGGGAGTACGTGCGGCTGTTCCGCGATGTCTGCTGA
- a CDS encoding glycosyltransferase family 4 protein, with protein MSRRILVACYEPPGYGGASTATYALYERLRAETSCAAYVSLVDGSLEPFLRERFGDAYGNPRALPDVHTHVLARRFHDPQPRLAELVRTVAPDVVLAVGYIAALVLKHAAPDTPLVFLTAGCDQIDAYLARYGDATAVLDALRTTERPMLFHALEREAVERADLVVAHAPLVHELLRRFYPTHAGKLYPDVVWMAEWIHGEAARHADLARPFDERDVDLLFVASRWNRPEKNLPLVRAIVAGCPELRSHVAGLLDDPLGGAVAHGLVASRRELFALMGRARVVVGPSAWDAAPGILFEAAALGANVVTSPNSGNWPLCHPDLLVEPYTADAFIDRARRAVRRPYASRVDAILGARSYRTLVDILAVV; from the coding sequence GTGAGCCGGCGGATCCTCGTCGCCTGCTACGAGCCGCCGGGCTACGGCGGCGCGAGCACCGCGACGTACGCGCTGTACGAGCGGCTGCGCGCGGAGACGTCGTGCGCCGCGTACGTGAGCCTCGTCGACGGATCGCTCGAGCCGTTCCTGCGCGAGCGGTTCGGCGACGCGTATGGCAACCCGCGCGCGCTCCCCGACGTCCACACCCACGTGCTCGCGCGGCGCTTCCACGATCCGCAGCCGCGGCTCGCGGAGCTCGTGCGCACGGTCGCGCCGGACGTGGTCCTCGCCGTCGGCTACATCGCCGCGCTCGTGCTGAAGCACGCCGCGCCCGACACCCCGCTCGTGTTCCTGACCGCGGGATGCGACCAGATCGACGCGTACCTCGCCCGCTACGGCGACGCGACCGCGGTGCTCGACGCGCTCCGCACGACGGAGCGACCCATGCTCTTCCACGCGCTCGAGCGCGAGGCCGTGGAGCGCGCGGACCTCGTCGTCGCGCACGCGCCGCTCGTGCACGAGCTGCTGCGCCGCTTCTACCCGACACACGCGGGGAAGCTGTACCCCGACGTCGTGTGGATGGCCGAGTGGATCCACGGCGAGGCCGCGCGCCACGCGGACCTCGCGCGCCCGTTCGACGAGCGCGACGTGGATCTGCTGTTCGTCGCCAGCCGGTGGAACCGCCCGGAGAAGAACCTCCCGCTCGTGCGCGCGATCGTCGCCGGCTGCCCCGAGCTGCGGTCGCACGTCGCCGGGCTGCTCGACGATCCGTTAGGCGGCGCGGTCGCCCACGGCCTCGTCGCGTCGCGGCGCGAGCTGTTCGCCCTCATGGGACGCGCGCGGGTGGTCGTCGGCCCGTCCGCGTGGGACGCGGCGCCCGGCATCCTGTTCGAGGCCGCGGCGCTCGGCGCGAACGTCGTGACGTCGCCCAACAGCGGCAACTGGCCGCTCTGCCACCCCGACCTGCTCGTCGAGCCGTACACGGCGGACGCGTTCATCGACCGCGCACGCCGGGCCGTCCGGCGTCCGTACGCGAGCCGCGTCGACGCGATCCTCGGCGCGAGATCCTACCGCACGCTGGTCGACATCCTGGCCGTCGTGTGA
- a CDS encoding asparagine synthase-related protein, producing the protein MARTGSLIAAIARRTDIRSTSLPLTARTQRSPIASFLLVSDPDPARRDAFLARAATSLAPVPGLRGGRVDVGCATIVWRAAASAPVSVWRAAVEGGAGAAGVVWGDALGDGDRGRASASDVARAWTGPGAHNAAFDGFHAAAVVRGEEIVVGADLLGLFPVYHASAGEVRLVGSSPEPFRAHPSFRDALDADALLGHLLTGGPFDGRALLAGVRRLSPGALLRWRARAAPRETRQYALPEYDATETAPFADQVERFDAALAEAVRRHTAPHPRVAVLLSGGRDSRMLAGYLAERRSPVGAVTLGAPGDNEARCAAGAARALGIPHHVHAAPFDAYPRWAERSARWEQLGGGMSSMHTWGTLDALAPLGDDAALMSGYLFDIRHLGARPPERDAMLAWAAARAVAPDRLRALLRDDAARARVADVTHAIARDYDATTTDPSERSWRWFVRAYCRFHAGSVPWRMSFGAWPVLPVLDRALFATTLALPRASLAERRLQDALFRRRFPQLARLPFDHNAHDVQPLTPSLGWRVRAALGRLRPASTHRAGWARERRYYVRVYDFDNPGWRAVREAAEPARPLLAEWFDPAALAELVPPPARDASHRDPIRDGFGPKLLVGFMLWRALRDAGVQGDPACG; encoded by the coding sequence ATGGCTCGCACCGGATCGCTGATTGCGGCGATCGCGCGTCGCACCGACATTCGGAGCACCTCCCTCCCTCTCACGGCGCGCACGCAGCGCTCGCCCATCGCGTCCTTCCTCCTCGTCTCGGATCCCGACCCCGCGCGCCGCGACGCGTTCCTCGCGCGCGCCGCGACGTCGCTCGCGCCCGTGCCCGGCCTGCGCGGCGGCCGCGTCGACGTCGGGTGCGCGACGATCGTGTGGCGCGCCGCGGCGTCGGCGCCGGTGAGCGTGTGGCGGGCCGCGGTCGAGGGAGGCGCCGGCGCGGCGGGCGTGGTGTGGGGCGACGCGTTAGGCGACGGCGACCGCGGACGCGCCTCGGCGTCCGACGTCGCGCGCGCGTGGACCGGGCCGGGCGCGCACAACGCAGCGTTCGACGGCTTTCACGCCGCGGCGGTGGTGCGCGGCGAGGAGATCGTCGTCGGTGCGGACCTGCTCGGGCTCTTCCCCGTGTACCACGCATCGGCCGGCGAGGTGCGGCTCGTCGGCTCGTCGCCGGAGCCGTTCCGCGCGCATCCGTCGTTCCGCGACGCGCTCGACGCCGACGCGCTGCTCGGCCACCTGCTCACGGGCGGGCCGTTCGACGGACGCGCGCTGCTCGCCGGCGTGCGTCGACTCTCGCCGGGCGCGCTGCTCCGCTGGCGGGCGCGCGCGGCGCCGCGCGAGACGCGGCAGTACGCGCTACCCGAGTACGACGCGACCGAGACGGCGCCGTTCGCCGACCAGGTGGAGCGGTTCGACGCGGCGCTGGCGGAGGCAGTACGGCGGCACACCGCGCCGCACCCGCGCGTCGCGGTGCTGCTCTCCGGCGGACGCGACTCGCGCATGCTCGCCGGCTACCTCGCCGAGCGGCGGTCACCCGTCGGCGCGGTGACGCTCGGCGCGCCGGGGGACAACGAGGCGCGGTGCGCGGCGGGCGCGGCGCGCGCGTTAGGCATCCCGCACCACGTGCACGCGGCGCCGTTCGACGCGTACCCGCGATGGGCCGAGCGCAGCGCGCGGTGGGAGCAGCTCGGCGGCGGCATGAGCAGCATGCACACGTGGGGGACGCTCGACGCGCTCGCCCCACTCGGCGACGATGCGGCGCTCATGTCGGGGTACCTGTTCGACATCCGCCACCTCGGCGCGCGTCCGCCGGAGCGCGACGCCATGCTCGCGTGGGCCGCGGCGCGCGCCGTCGCTCCCGACCGGCTGCGTGCGCTGCTGCGCGACGATGCGGCGCGCGCCCGCGTGGCCGACGTGACGCACGCGATCGCGCGCGACTACGACGCGACGACCACCGACCCCAGCGAGCGCTCGTGGCGGTGGTTCGTGCGCGCGTACTGCCGCTTCCACGCGGGGAGCGTTCCGTGGCGGATGTCGTTCGGCGCGTGGCCGGTGCTCCCCGTGCTCGATCGCGCGCTGTTCGCGACGACGCTCGCGCTGCCACGCGCGTCGCTCGCCGAGCGCAGGCTGCAGGACGCGCTGTTCCGGCGGCGGTTCCCGCAGCTCGCGCGGCTCCCGTTCGACCACAACGCGCACGACGTGCAGCCGCTGACGCCGTCGTTAGGCTGGCGGGTGCGCGCGGCGCTCGGTCGGCTGCGCCCCGCGTCCACCCACCGCGCGGGTTGGGCGCGCGAGCGACGGTACTACGTGCGCGTGTACGACTTCGACAATCCCGGCTGGCGCGCGGTGCGCGAGGCCGCCGAGCCGGCGCGCCCGCTGCTCGCCGAGTGGTTCGACCCCGCGGCGCTGGCCGAGCTGGTGCCGCCGCCGGCGCGCGACGCGTCGCACCGCGATCCGATCAGGGACGGATTCGGGCCGAAGCTGCTCGTCGGCTTCATGCTCTGGCGTGCGCTGCGCGACGCCGGGGTGCAGGGAGACCCCGCGTGCGGCTGA
- the asnB gene encoding asparagine synthase (glutamine-hydrolyzing) codes for MCGIAGLLSFEADAARWRATIDRSIALVARRGPDDVGAWGDDACLLGFRRLAVLDLTPAGHQPMLDPSGRFALVCNGEIYNFRELRAELRRDGVCFRSTGDAEVALHALIRWGPDALRRFDGMFALAFYDSASRRLLLARDHVGMKPLYYLRVARGLVFGSQYDQILAHPWARASALRRDALGLFLRFDQIPAPYAVHDDAAMLEPGAWLAVDAAGRTERGRFHDFPRDREPDLRGDDALEAVESAVAAAVRRHVVSDVPLGTFLSGGVDSPLVAALARETLGTSIPAFTLATGDPATDESTDAAAYARAIGLAHTVRRIDDGEVLALVTEAHDACAEPFADYSILPTLAISRLARERVTVMLSGDGGDELFWGYADRSASVLRIARHFREPRLLRAVRHVASARDDWGLLHRTIGDVYCTHHGSVRRRTLRAALPELPPLPDDYTAFDYDDWDEGRTARWMRWLEVRMHLPRILMKVDRASMHHALEVRMPLLDREVVDVASRVDWATCLDASSGIGKRPLRHALARHVPHQTTAKRGFTVPIDAWFRGPLRALFEDAVLGRAEICGVPLGRRALRAMHGEHQRGAASHGWLFWRLLSLALWAERHGRPTTT; via the coding sequence ATGTGCGGCATCGCCGGGCTGCTGTCGTTCGAGGCCGACGCCGCGCGGTGGCGCGCGACGATCGACCGATCGATCGCGCTCGTCGCGCGCCGCGGCCCGGACGACGTCGGTGCGTGGGGCGACGACGCGTGCCTCCTCGGCTTCCGCCGCCTCGCGGTGCTCGACCTCACGCCGGCGGGGCACCAGCCGATGCTCGACCCGAGCGGCCGCTTCGCGCTCGTGTGCAACGGCGAGATCTACAACTTCCGCGAGCTGCGTGCGGAGCTGCGGCGCGACGGCGTCTGCTTCCGCTCCACCGGCGACGCCGAGGTCGCGCTGCACGCGCTGATCCGGTGGGGCCCCGACGCGCTGCGGCGGTTCGACGGGATGTTCGCGCTCGCGTTCTACGATTCGGCATCGCGCCGGCTGCTGCTCGCCCGCGACCACGTCGGCATGAAGCCGCTGTACTACCTGCGCGTCGCGCGGGGGCTCGTCTTCGGGTCGCAGTACGACCAGATCCTCGCGCACCCGTGGGCCCGCGCGAGCGCGCTGCGCAGGGACGCGCTCGGGCTGTTCCTGCGCTTCGACCAGATCCCGGCGCCGTACGCGGTGCACGACGATGCCGCGATGCTCGAGCCGGGCGCGTGGCTCGCCGTCGACGCCGCGGGACGCACGGAGCGCGGCCGCTTCCACGACTTCCCGCGCGACCGCGAGCCCGACCTGCGCGGCGACGACGCGCTCGAAGCGGTGGAGTCGGCGGTCGCCGCGGCGGTGCGCCGCCACGTCGTGAGCGACGTACCGTTAGGCACCTTCCTCTCCGGCGGTGTCGACTCGCCGCTCGTCGCCGCGCTCGCGCGGGAGACGCTCGGCACGTCGATCCCCGCGTTCACGCTCGCGACCGGCGATCCGGCGACCGACGAGTCGACCGACGCCGCGGCGTACGCGCGCGCGATCGGCCTCGCGCACACCGTGCGGCGCATCGACGACGGCGAGGTGCTCGCGCTCGTGACCGAGGCGCACGACGCGTGCGCCGAGCCGTTCGCGGACTACTCGATCCTGCCCACGCTCGCAATCTCGCGGCTCGCCCGCGAGCGCGTGACGGTGATGCTCTCCGGCGACGGCGGCGACGAGCTGTTCTGGGGATATGCCGACCGCTCCGCGTCCGTGCTGCGGATCGCGCGCCACTTCCGCGAGCCGCGCCTGTTGCGAGCGGTCCGGCACGTCGCGTCGGCGCGCGACGACTGGGGGCTGCTGCATCGCACGATCGGCGACGTCTACTGCACCCACCACGGATCCGTCAGGCGTCGGACGCTGCGTGCGGCGCTCCCCGAGCTGCCGCCGCTTCCCGACGACTACACGGCGTTCGACTACGACGACTGGGACGAGGGGCGCACCGCGCGCTGGATGCGCTGGCTCGAGGTGCGCATGCACCTGCCGCGCATCCTGATGAAGGTGGACCGCGCGAGCATGCACCACGCGCTGGAGGTGCGCATGCCCCTGCTCGACCGCGAGGTCGTCGACGTCGCGTCGCGCGTGGACTGGGCGACGTGCCTCGACGCGTCGAGCGGCATCGGCAAGCGGCCGCTGCGTCACGCGCTCGCCCGCCACGTACCGCACCAGACGACGGCGAAGCGCGGCTTCACCGTGCCGATCGACGCGTGGTTCCGCGGCCCGCTCCGCGCGCTGTTCGAGGACGCGGTGCTCGGCCGCGCCGAGATCTGCGGGGTGCCGTTGGGCCGACGTGCGCTGCGCGCGATGCACGGCGAGCACCAGCGCGGCGCCGCGAGTCACGGCTGGCTGTTCTGGCGGCTGTTGAGCCTCGCCTTGTGGGCGGAGCGCCACGGACGGCCGACCACGACGTGA